A region of Heteronotia binoei isolate CCM8104 ecotype False Entrance Well chromosome 2, APGP_CSIRO_Hbin_v1, whole genome shotgun sequence DNA encodes the following proteins:
- the CD40 gene encoding LOW QUALITY PROTEIN: tumor necrosis factor receptor superfamily member 5 (The sequence of the model RefSeq protein was modified relative to this genomic sequence to represent the inferred CDS: deleted 1 base in 1 codon; substituted 1 base at 1 genomic stop codon) gives MTAGWLRAAARRGLLLCLACAACLALDVQQNCNTTQYEAHGRCCSRCPTRXLARPGRRVRVPCAAEGSDTICVPCQPQHFQDTWTSQTSCTPHRYCDQNAGLVVRVEGNATRNVLCQCRSGTHCSGEECQTCRENTACGPGEGVEQTATDRRDTSCTACPVGFFSNVSSATASCQLWRSCEAVGLVHKANGTRFSDTICEEAQKARSGVLVPAALAAVILVLGCVGLLLWHRHWRRQEFLKRHPHQDPARQQPGENEEEEVCPALPIQETRPTPQEEGKDSCLAVEERA, from the exons ATGACGGCGGGGTGGCTGCGGGCTGCGGCGCGCCGTGGCCTCCTCTTGTGCCTGGCCTGCGCGGCG TGCCTGGCCCTCGACGTGCAGCAGAACTGCAACACGACTCAATACGAGGCTCATGGAAGGTGCTGCAGCCGATGCCCCACCAGGTAGCTGGCCCGGCCCG GCAGGAGAGTGAGAGTTCCGTGTGCTGCTGAGGGCTCAGACACCATCTGCGTTCCATGTCAGCCCCAGCATTTCCAGGACACCTGGACCAGTCAGACGAGCTGCACCCCGCACCGCTACTGTGACCAGA ACGCGGGGTTGGTGGTGCGGGTCGAAGGGAATGCCACGCGGAACGTCCTGTGCCAGTGCCGGAGCGGCACCCACTGTTCCGGCGAGGAGTGCCAGACCTGCCGG GAGAACACGGCCTGCGGTCCGGGCGAGGGGGTGGAGCAGACAG CCACCGACCGGAGGGACACCAGCTGCACCGCGTGCCCCGTGGGCTTCTTCTCAAACGTGTCGTCTGCCACGGCCTCCTGCCAGCTGTGGAGAAG CTGTGAGGCCGTGGGGCTTGTCCACAAGGCCAACGGGACACGCTTCTCAGACACCATTTGTG AAGAGGCCCAAAAGGCCCGCTCGGGGGTCTTGGTGCCAGCTGCTCTTGCCGCCGTGAtcctggtgctggggtgtgtgggGCTTCTTCTCTGGCATCGGCATTGGCGTCGCCAGG AGTTCCTGAAGCGGCACCCCCATCAG GACCCCGCCAGGCAGCAGCCGGGCGAAAACGAAGAGGAAGAGGTCTGCCCTGCCTTGCCGATCCAGGAAACCCGGCCCACCCCCCAAGAAGAGGGCAAGGACAGCTGCTTGGCAGTAGAGGAGCGGGCCTGA